One genomic window of Parasteatoda tepidariorum isolate YZ-2023 chromosome 9, CAS_Ptep_4.0, whole genome shotgun sequence includes the following:
- the LOC107441616 gene encoding uncharacterized protein, which produces MTDMMRRPFLNDVWSKKSFQNQFGQTHWRGIQIGVEFVMEMFCRYNLIYIMVSSVAYCNGFDFGDIMKKAREQAIIAMGSSYVDCFTRQYCDCELTEEESKCFDYWHKDTWNTLIVLLNAECEFKDGYVFPEWKNGSLSSDILKPFVCNNRDQVVRFRDESTDIFIDIFWH; this is translated from the exons ATGACAGATATGATGAGAAGACCCTTTTTAAACGATGTTTGGAGCaaaaaaagctttcagaatCAATTTGGTCAAACACATTGGAGGGGTATACAAATTGGTGTGGAATTCGTCATGGAAATGTTTTGCAGATACAATCTAATTTACATTATGGTTTCATCAGTTGCCTATTGCAATGGATTTGACTTCGGAGatattatgaaaaaagcacGTGAACAGGCGATTATAGCTATGGGTTCTTCTTATGTAGATTGTTTTACGCGTCAATATTGTGATTGTg AACTAACTGAAGAAGAATCAAAGTGCTTTGATTATTGGCATAAGGAT acttGGAACACTCTAATAGTATTGTTGAATGCTGAGTGTGAATTCAAGGATGGATACGTTTTCCCGGAATGGAAAAATGGCTCTTTATCTTCTGATATATTGAAACCCTTTGTCTGCAACAATAGAGACCAGGtg GTGAGATTTAGAGACGAATCAACAGACATCTTTATAGATATTTTCTGGCATTAG